A region of Vitis riparia cultivar Riparia Gloire de Montpellier isolate 1030 chromosome 1, EGFV_Vit.rip_1.0, whole genome shotgun sequence DNA encodes the following proteins:
- the LOC117924963 gene encoding protein ALTERED XYLOGLUCAN 4, which translates to MGISSPFKDQTHPYTLSKRLLPYALYALFPIALLRLYLHPPSLPQSPIDPLPNVNPIIFPSSSSSFSSSPSQEEESAYEIPCDYTNGKWVRDKLGPLYNGTSCGTIKDGQNCISHGRSDLGYLYWRWKPDKCQLPRFEPKTFLQILRNKNLAFVGDSMARNQLESLLCMLATVSTPDLVYRDGEDNKFRRWHFPSHNISVSIHWSPFLVRGIEKSNSGPNYNKLYLDYVDERWAGDMDRMDMIVLSIGHWFLHPAVFYEGDSVLGCHYCPGLNHTEVGFYEVFGKAFRTTLKTIAERRGANGNPIDVIVTTFSPSHFEGDWDKAGACPKTRPFKEGEKLLEGMDADMRRVEVEEVEAAKVNTEQFPGFRVEALDVTKLSLMRPDGHPGPYMHPFPFANGVKDRVQNDCVHWCLPGPVDTWNQILLEVMKRWDDQSRRRV; encoded by the exons ATGGGCATCTCAAGCCCATTCAAAGACCAAACCCACCCTTATACTCTCTCCAAGAGACTCTTGCCTTATGCCCTTTATGCTCTCTTTCCCATAGCTCTCCTTCGCTTGTACCTTCACCCTCCCTCCCTTCCTCAGTCTCCCATCGATCCGCTACCCAATGTCAATCCCATTATCTtcccctcttcttcttcttctttttcttcatctcCTTCTCAAG AAGAGGAAAGCGCCTACGAAATTCCATGCGACTACACAAATGGCAAATGGGTCCGTGACAAGTTGGGTCCTTTGTACAATGGCACGAGCTGTGGCACAATCAAGGATGGCCAGAACTGCATCAGCCATGGCAGGTCTGATTTGGGTTACCTCTATTGGAGGTGGAAGCCCGATAAGTGCCAGCTTCCCAGGTTCGAACCAAAGACCTTTCTTCAAATTCTCCGGAACAAAAATTTAGCATTCGTGGGAGACTCCATGGCTAGGAACCAACTGGAGTCTCTTCTATGCATGCTTGCAACTGTTTCTACTCCTGATCTTGTTTATCGAGATGGTGAAGATAACAAGTTTCGTCGATGGCATTTCCCTTCTCACAACATCAGTGTATCAATCCACTGGTCACCTTTCCTTGTAAGAGGCATCGAAAAATCGAACTCTGGTCCCAATTACAACAAACTCTACTTAGATTACGTTGATGAGAGGTGGGCAGGGGATATGGATCGTATGGACATGATTGTCTTATCAATTGGGCACTGGTTCCTACACCCAGCTGTGTTCTACGAAGGGGATTCAGTACTAGGTTGCCATTACTGCCCTGGCCTCAATCACACAGAAGTTGGATTTTACGAAGTGTTTGGGAAGGCATTTAGGACTACACTGAAGACCATAGCTGAAAGACGAGGAGCTAACGGCAATCCGATTGATGTAATAGTGACTACATTTTCTCCCTCACATTTTGAAGGCGATTGGGACAAGGCGGGTGCTTGTCCCAAGACCAGGCCATTCAAGGAGGGTGAAAAACTGCTGGAAGGAATGGATGCCGACATGAGAAGAGTAGAGGTAGAAGAAGTGGAGGCGGCCAAGGTCAATACAGAGCAATTTCCTGGGTTCAGGGTTGAGGCTTTGGATGTCACCAAATTATCATTGATGAGACCGGACGGCCACCCGGGACCCTATATGCACCCTTTTCCATTCGCTAACGGGGTCAAGGACCGAGTCCAGAACGATTGTGTCCATTGGTGCTTGCCAGGCCCCGTAGACACTTGGAACCAGATATTACTAGAGGTGATGAAGAGATGGGATGATCAATCAAGGAGACGAGtctaa